Proteins encoded by one window of Methanosarcinales archaeon:
- a CDS encoding ATP-binding protein, with amino-acid sequence MESRILKELIIEQKNEFERDDDLVKRNALDNIAEYLELPHILIISGLRRSGKSTLLKEIYKEFFKDKLIFYFNFEDERLINFTASDFNLLYETFIELMGKGKIFFFDEVQNVKGWELFVRRMYDRGFKFIITGSNSSMLSKELGTRLTGRYIGIELFPFSFTEFLSFKAKKFLDTMLTEDRAIVKRHFYEYLQYGGIPEYLIYQNDLILKTLYDNILYKDIFARYGLNDEKALKELSFYLFSNYGSEISYNKLRVMLGVSINTVKNYIGFLENSYLVFSVPRYDYSVKKQIYSPRKVYVIDTGLITITSFRFSRDLGKLLENLVFIELRRRNCETYYHKEKYECDFIIREYNTVTGAIQVTASLKENREREYDGLMEALNRYDLDEGLILTEDEEFENMYRDKKIICMPVWKWLLE; translated from the coding sequence ATGGAATCCAGGATATTAAAAGAACTTATTATTGAACAAAAAAATGAGTTTGAACGTGATGATGACCTTGTAAAAAGGAATGCACTGGACAACATAGCTGAATATCTGGAATTGCCCCATATTCTGATAATCTCCGGACTGAGAAGATCTGGTAAAAGTACATTGCTAAAGGAAATATATAAGGAATTTTTCAAAGATAAGCTCATTTTTTATTTCAATTTTGAAGATGAACGCTTGATAAATTTCACTGCTTCGGATTTTAATCTCCTCTATGAAACCTTTATTGAACTGATGGGTAAGGGTAAGATATTTTTCTTTGATGAGGTCCAGAATGTAAAGGGGTGGGAATTGTTCGTACGAAGGATGTATGACAGGGGTTTTAAATTCATAATAACAGGTTCAAATTCCTCAATGCTCAGCAAGGAACTGGGAACCAGACTCACAGGTCGCTATATCGGTATCGAATTATTTCCATTCTCGTTTACTGAATTTCTCAGTTTCAAGGCTAAAAAGTTTTTAGATACCATGCTGACCGAAGATCGGGCAATTGTAAAGAGACATTTCTATGAATATCTACAATATGGAGGCATCCCCGAATATTTGATTTACCAGAATGACCTGATACTCAAAACATTGTATGATAACATACTGTATAAAGATATTTTTGCACGGTATGGTCTTAATGATGAAAAAGCATTGAAGGAACTTTCTTTTTATCTTTTCTCTAATTACGGAAGTGAGATAAGTTACAACAAACTAAGGGTCATGCTTGGTGTGAGTATAAATACTGTCAAAAATTACATAGGATTCCTGGAGAACTCGTACCTGGTTTTTTCAGTTCCGCGATATGATTATTCTGTCAAAAAACAGATATATTCACCCAGGAAAGTGTACGTCATTGACACGGGTCTGATAACTATCACATCATTTAGATTTTCAAGGGATCTGGGAAAACTGCTGGAGAATCTTGTGTTCATCGAGCTTAGAAGAAGAAACTGTGAAACCTATTACCATAAGGAGAAATATGAATGTGATTTCATAATCCGGGAATATAATACGGTAACAGGTGCGATACAGGTTACTGCCAGTTTGAAGGAAAACCGTGAAAGGGAATATGACGGATTGATGGAAGCTCTGAACAGATATGACCTGGACGAGGGTTTGATATTGACGGAAGACGAAGAATTTGAAAACATGTACAGGGATAAAAAGATCATATGTATGCCTGTATGGAAGTGGCTGTTGGAATGA